Genomic segment of Pseudothermotoga hypogea DSM 11164 = NBRC 106472:
AGTCCGACGTCACCGCCGGTGTAGTACTCGAAGTACCACAGGTGCTTACCCGCGAGCAACTTCTCATTCATGTTTCACTCCTCCTTTGACAGCCTTGTGCGAGGCTTCGAACGGTATGCCTATGGTTCTGTAATCTCCTCTGAGATGCTCGAACACCTGCGTTCTCTTCGCCTTGAAGACCTGCTTCAGGTATTCGAACGCCTTCCACGGGTCAGTGTCCTCACCACACGTGAACAGGTCGATCGCCGCATAACGATATTCGGGCCACGTGTGGATAGTGAGATGGGATTCGCTGATCACAACCACACCGCTCACTCCGTAGGGGAGGAACCGGTGGAACGAACTACCAACGATCGTCGCACCAGCGATTATCGCTGCGTTTTTCATTTTTTCCTCGACGAATTCCACATCGTCGATAGCCTGAGGATCGCAGTCGTAAAACTCCGCAATCAAGTGCCTACCCAAGCTTTTCTCCATTTTGAATCCCTCCCCTTCAGTCTATTTCGATCCAGAGGACCACAGCCTCCCTTTTCTTACTCGGGTTCTTGAGCATGTGTTTCTTGTCCGCTCTGTAGTAAAAACAATCTCCCTGCGAGAGCCTGTATCGGACATCGTCCAACCAGAGATCGACCTTGCCCTGAAGTACGTATCCAAACTCGTCTCCTTCGTGGTAACTCTCTTCCTCTGTTTGAGCTCCGGGTGCAAGCACAACGAGTGTAGGATCTATCTTCTTCGTCTCCACATCGCTCATCAACAGGAACGAAGACACACCATCTGGTTGATCGTAGAGCGGAATTCTATCTTCCTTCTTGAATACGATCTTTTCCTCTTCCTGATCCGAGAAAAACGCTTTCAAATCAGTTCCCAGCGCCCTGAGTATCTTTTCGAGCGTGTCGAGTGACAGAGACGTCTTGTTGCTCTCCAGCTGCGATATGAAACTTCTTGAAAGATCTGTTCGCATCGCAAGCTCCTCTTGTGTCAAACCCCTGGACATCCTCAATCTTCTGATCTTGTCGCCCACGTTCATAACAACACCCCAATTCCTTTGACCTGTCAACTTCTCTGTGCTGTTAAGTATTATAATCACACTTGGTCAACTTACGTAGTCATTATAAGACCGGGTAGCCCCAATGGGTATGAGAACCTCTTTAAGAAATCTTTACAAAATCTCCGCTGGTTCAGACTCGGCGCGCAGTACTTCGTTGACTGTTTTGAATATTTGACCGATTGTGACACTTATCATGAGCATCATTGTTTTGTTCACTCACTGAGCGGAGAAAACGACTCATAGTTACTTTTGCAGGGGTTGAAGGTGTATCATTGTATTTGGTATGAAACCAGATCTCACGGACCGGCTGAAAGAGTATCTCAAGAATCTGAATCTTCTGAAGACTGCGGACAACAGAGTACCGTGGGACGTTTATTTCATGCGTATCTCTCACATGATCAGTGAGCGATCCACATGCTTGCACAGA
This window contains:
- a CDS encoding cupin domain-containing protein, with product MNVGDKIRRLRMSRGLTQEELAMRTDLSRSFISQLESNKTSLSLDTLEKILRALGTDLKAFFSDQEEEKIVFKKEDRIPLYDQPDGVSSFLLMSDVETKKIDPTLVVLAPGAQTEEESYHEGDEFGYVLQGKVDLWLDDVRYRLSQGDCFYYRADKKHMLKNPSKKREAVVLWIEID
- the speD gene encoding adenosylmethionine decarboxylase, whose translation is MEKSLGRHLIAEFYDCDPQAIDDVEFVEEKMKNAAIIAGATIVGSSFHRFLPYGVSGVVVISESHLTIHTWPEYRYAAIDLFTCGEDTDPWKAFEYLKQVFKAKRTQVFEHLRGDYRTIGIPFEASHKAVKGGVKHE